The sequence below is a genomic window from Paenibacillus silvisoli.
GAAACTGGACCGTTACGGCGAGAGATGCAGCGACGGGCGTAACGGCAGCTATTAAAGTAACGATCGGATAATCAACTCGAAAACGGGAGGCTGCGGGATGAATGATTTTTTGACGGCGCATGCGGCTTGGAAAGAGACGGGAAGCCGGCTAACGAAAGATACGGCGATTGATTGCGGAATTATATTCGTTCGGGATATGCTGCATGGCGCTGCTGCCAATCAACAGGGGGCAGGCGAGGCGGCATGCAAAACGATCGCTTTTCGGAATGGGGTGCCTGAATCGGTACGCGCGTTAATCCGGGAGACGCTGCATTGCGAGTATGCCGAGCACGAAGAAGGATACGTCATTCATGCGGACGGGGACGAAGTGACGGTGTATGCGGAGCAGGAAAGAGGCTTCATGTACGGCGCGGTCACGTTGTCTAAGCTGGCCGACCGGGGACAAGGCTTTCTTCCCGAAGGCATGCTCTATAATTCTCCGACTTGTCCGGTAAGAGGGCTGAAGGTCTATTTGCCGACCGAAGAAGATATCCCGTATTTCAAGCGGTTCGTCGATATGCTCGTTCATTTCAAATACAACACGGTCGTCATCGAAGTCGGCGGCGCGATGGAATATAAGAAGCATCCGGAGATCAATGAAGGCTGGGTACGCTATTGCGAGGAAATGTACGAATACAGCGGCAAGACGATCGTGATTCAGGAGAAGACGTTCTCCTGGTACAAAAATTCGATCCATGCCGAGAACGGCGGCGGCCGATTCCTCTCTCAACAGCAGGTTCGGGAGCTGGTGGGCTATTGCAAGGAGCGGTTGCTTGACGTCATTCCGGAAGTGCCGAGTCTCAGCCACTGCGATTACTTGCTGATCAACCATCCCGAAATCAAGGAACGGCATAATGATCCCTACCCGGATACGTACTGCCCGTCCGATGAGCGTTCCTATGAGCTGCTGTTCGACGTGCTGGATGAGGTGCTCGACGTCTTCCAACCGAAGACCGTCCATATCGGCCATGACGAGCTGTATTCCATCGGGCTCTGCGACAAATGCAAGGGCAAGCCGGCGGAGGAGCTTTATGCCGGAGATATCAATCGCATCTACGCCTATCTGCGGAAGCGCGGCGTTCAGACGATGCTGTGGAGC
It includes:
- a CDS encoding family 20 glycosylhydrolase — encoded protein: MNDFLTAHAAWKETGSRLTKDTAIDCGIIFVRDMLHGAAANQQGAGEAACKTIAFRNGVPESVRALIRETLHCEYAEHEEGYVIHADGDEVTVYAEQERGFMYGAVTLSKLADRGQGFLPEGMLYNSPTCPVRGLKVYLPTEEDIPYFKRFVDMLVHFKYNTVVIEVGGAMEYKKHPEINEGWVRYCEEMYEYSGKTIVIQEKTFSWYKNSIHAENGGGRFLSQQQVRELVGYCKERLLDVIPEVPSLSHCDYLLINHPEIKERHNDPYPDTYCPSDERSYELLFDVLDEVLDVFQPKTVHIGHDELYSIGLCDKCKGKPAEELYAGDINRIYAYLRKRGVQTMLWSEKLLNAITSDGKTYGGSERRMVDYETGVYMGETIPATYKAIDLVPRDMLMMHWYWGIERHFEQSFFERGMPVVFGNFDGPSFADWSTRLRQKPLGGIISNWSALKEANLQRNGVLFSMAYSAYLFWRDVYDDTMHEETASLAFEELYRNRYREALRNAAISSESSGTAYVEVLHTTDHLREYHQFVDGIYLDNSEFRIGEYILEYEDGSKAGVPITYGFNISNKDRFWTRKPAKGGSIHTAAQYGVDAILLEAAYTSLPVQIGEETYYRWLIENPHPDRTITSVRLLVDQPVGGNIWVKELKLVPERAEAQSAERKEQIRILGEANLASN